Proteins encoded in a region of the Campylobacter sp. MIT 99-7217 genome:
- a CDS encoding tetratricopeptide repeat protein, translated as MYRGLFLGICLLFCACAKHESIAGVQDNNFTGLSFKPSKEYYFDQEMMKAYAYEFSGEYAQAVDIYKKLFLEYENSLLLESAFLISLNNNLPSKNELNQMASKYWDKNLNLARLSAFYYLSNGDLNKAEALLNKTLIKEKDTRTYELLGDIYVQKRDFNKALNYYHLARKNLEANDLQVENLTIKIAEVQIFSGNKNKAKQELQAYIKQNSCTPKICIFLAKMYSDENNIKGLKNLYIKLYEATLDEKIIYGLIEILIQEENYQEALNLSLKYELNDELVLFLYQGLKRIDEAYMLALKIYNEKKDKKYLLLAAVLEFERATEKKQIDDKVLKSTILKFEEGIDENSESMYLNYYGYLLIDYDLDIKKGIKLVERALEVEPDNFYYMDSLAWGYYKLKDCNKARDIMLQTLHDEEFANIKETKDHVKAISECVTK; from the coding sequence ATGTATAGGGGTTTATTTTTAGGGATATGTTTGTTGTTTTGTGCTTGTGCAAAACATGAATCCATAGCAGGTGTTCAAGATAATAATTTTACAGGACTTTCTTTTAAGCCAAGTAAGGAGTATTATTTTGATCAAGAGATGATGAAAGCGTATGCTTATGAGTTTTCAGGCGAGTATGCTCAAGCTGTAGATATTTATAAAAAGCTCTTTTTAGAGTATGAAAATTCTCTTTTGCTTGAGAGTGCTTTTCTTATCAGTCTTAATAACAACTTGCCATCAAAAAATGAGCTAAATCAAATGGCGAGTAAGTATTGGGATAAGAACTTAAATTTGGCAAGATTGAGTGCTTTTTATTATCTTTCAAATGGAGATTTAAACAAAGCTGAAGCCTTGCTCAATAAAACCTTGATCAAAGAAAAAGACACGAGAACATATGAGCTTTTGGGCGATATTTATGTGCAGAAAAGAGATTTTAATAAGGCTTTAAATTATTATCATCTAGCAAGAAAAAATTTAGAAGCTAATGACTTGCAAGTAGAAAATCTCACGATAAAAATTGCTGAAGTACAAATTTTTTCAGGAAATAAAAACAAAGCCAAACAAGAACTTCAAGCCTATATCAAACAAAATTCTTGCACACCAAAAATTTGTATATTTTTGGCTAAAATGTATAGTGATGAAAATAATATAAAGGGCTTAAAAAACCTTTATATAAAGCTTTATGAAGCAACTTTAGACGAAAAGATTATCTATGGTTTGATTGAAATTTTAATCCAAGAAGAAAACTATCAAGAAGCCTTAAATTTAAGCCTCAAATATGAACTCAATGATGAACTTGTTTTGTTTTTATATCAAGGTTTAAAAAGGATTGATGAAGCCTATATGCTGGCTTTGAAAATTTATAATGAAAAAAAAGATAAAAAATACTTACTTTTAGCGGCTGTGCTTGAGTTTGAAAGAGCCACAGAAAAAAAACAAATCGATGATAAGGTTTTAAAATCAACGATTTTAAAATTTGAAGAGGGTATTGATGAAAATAGTGAGTCAATGTATCTTAATTATTATGGATATTTGTTGATTGATTATGATCTTGACATTAAAAAAGGTATAAAACTCGTTGAAAGAGCCTTAGAGGTAGAGCCTGATAATTTTTACTATATGGATTCTTTGGCTTGGGGGTATTATAAGCTTAAAGATTGCAACAAAGCAAGGGATATTATGCTTCAAACCTTACATGATGAAGAGTTTGCAAATATCAAGGAAACCAAAGATCATGTCAAAGCAATTAGCGAGTGTGTGACAAAATAA
- the trpC gene encoding indole-3-glycerol phosphate synthase TrpC translates to MILEDIFRQSKQDLERTKEKVSFKHLEKKFEELSFRKNPKDICTLLRKNPHKINIIAEVKKASPSKGVIREDFKPLQIALNYASNSACAISVLTESHFFQGELSFLQEIRKSVDIPLLRKDFIFDLYQILQSAVCGADFILLIAKMLDEKSLKNLFEYARNLGLEVLFEVHSKEDLQKAFFAGANIIGINHRDLNDFSMNMSLCEELMQDIPKDKIIVAESGLDDRNIHKLDDLGVDAFLIGEYLMREKDEGLALSKLKRRL, encoded by the coding sequence ATGATACTTGAAGATATTTTCAGACAAAGCAAACAAGATCTTGAACGCACAAAAGAAAAAGTAAGTTTTAAGCACTTGGAAAAAAAATTTGAAGAGCTTAGTTTTAGGAAAAATCCAAAAGATATTTGCACCTTGCTTAGAAAAAATCCTCATAAAATAAATATCATCGCTGAGGTTAAAAAAGCAAGTCCTAGCAAGGGCGTTATAAGAGAGGATTTTAAACCCCTGCAAATTGCTTTAAATTACGCTTCTAACTCAGCTTGTGCTATTTCTGTTTTAACAGAGTCTCATTTTTTTCAAGGAGAGCTTTCTTTTTTGCAAGAAATTCGTAAAAGTGTTGATATTCCTTTACTTAGAAAGGATTTTATTTTTGATTTGTATCAAATTTTACAAAGTGCGGTTTGTGGGGCTGATTTTATTTTGCTTATTGCTAAAATGCTTGATGAAAAGAGCTTGAAAAATTTATTTGAATATGCTAGAAATTTAGGCTTAGAAGTGCTTTTTGAAGTGCATTCAAAAGAAGATTTACAAAAGGCTTTTTTTGCAGGAGCAAATATCATAGGTATAAATCATAGGGATTTGAATGATTTTTCCATGAATATGAGCCTTTGCGAAGAACTTATGCAAGATATCCCCAAGGATAAAATCATCGTTGCTGAAAGTGGGCTTGATGATAGAAATATCCACAAACTTGATGATTTGGGCGTTGATGCCTTTTTGATAGGTGAATATTTAATGAGGGAAAAAGATGAAGGCTTGGCACTTTCAAAGCTTAAGAGGAGGCTTTGA